A genomic segment from Diospyros lotus cultivar Yz01 chromosome 5, ASM1463336v1, whole genome shotgun sequence encodes:
- the LOC127801243 gene encoding uncharacterized protein LOC127801243, with protein MDALGVRRKQNARNGKKKRQGVKVVYISSPVKVQTSASRFRALVQELTGRDSDAARLVEASGVCYSETVLDGRGFKAVSGSSQAVEANLESPTSSDSRVEECFFDFLDPCMSFEVSEMDFLGDYPSL; from the coding sequence ATGGACGCTCTCGGAGTTCGTCGAAAGCAGAACGCGAGAAATGGCAAGAAAAAGAGGCAGGGAGTTAAGGTCGTGTACATATCGAGTCCGGTGAAGGTGCAGACGAGCGCCTCGAGGTTCAGAGCTCTGGTGCAGGAGCTCACCGGCAGAGACTCCGACGCGGCGCGGCTCGTCGAGGCGAGTGGCGTTTGCTATTCGGAGACGGTTCTCGATGGAAGAGGATTTAAGGCGGTGAGCGGTTCGTCTCAGGCGGTGGAGGCTAATCTGGAGTCGCCGACGAGCTCTGATTCTCGCGTGGAAGAGtgcttctttgattttcttgatcCGTGCATGTCGTTTGAGGTTTCGGAGATGGATTTTTTGGGAGACTATCCCTCACTGTAA